The following coding sequences are from one Arcobacter nitrofigilis DSM 7299 window:
- a CDS encoding 7TM diverse intracellular signaling domain-containing protein, producing MRIYYLIILLISFSSVFATEIDLSNKNLTYEGKKMSYFEDKDSSYTINKIKELNNKSFTKQEKEVFLRFFTDSTYWFKFDVLNKTNNKLKRYFVFDTPWIDSINIYIYDNQNRLTTYKLGTLLPFKERSMKINLLNQAHNFSKGKSTVYLQIKTRDPFIVPFSILSEKNFYKKIMNMDLIEISTYSIVSAIFIFNILIFIIVRYKPYFYYSLYLLSYLVMSLSYHGHTFKYIFYDYPNIQNWMQSIPILFYLIFSLLFAKSFLELKDNFPKINTYTNYILIGHIIICILTSILGYKYSVFYASCITPLFSIYMLFLGVYSYLKGNKKAVFFTLATLFGCTGAFLTASIAASMIDYNWYLYKGVDIGVSIDSILFSIALAYRYTSLNLILENTKKEVTLLNKNLEKKVEERTKELDIQVKNKTVLLKELSHRIKNNLQIISALLYMDKDKLENEKDKDILDENIKRIKSISILYENFLETENPNKIELKKYIEKIISEIKNSYSSLGIQYELNIQKILLNKNSLIPIGLVMNELILNSVKYAFKQTPNPKISIYFSKDDKNINFMYKDNGIGANIDEVESGFGFSLMKTLISFQLKGKLNCKNNNGLEYNITLPKDSFIDEKVL from the coding sequence TTGAGAATATATTATTTAATTATTTTACTTATTAGCTTTTCTTCTGTTTTTGCAACAGAAATTGATTTATCAAATAAAAATTTAACTTATGAAGGTAAAAAGATGAGTTATTTTGAAGATAAAGACTCATCTTATACTATAAATAAAATAAAAGAGCTAAATAATAAAAGCTTTACAAAACAAGAAAAAGAAGTTTTTCTTAGGTTTTTTACTGACTCTACTTATTGGTTTAAATTTGATGTACTTAATAAAACAAATAATAAATTAAAAAGATATTTTGTATTTGATACACCTTGGATAGATTCTATTAATATTTATATATATGATAACCAAAATAGATTGACAACTTATAAATTGGGTACCTTATTACCTTTTAAAGAGAGATCAATGAAGATTAATCTTCTAAATCAAGCTCATAACTTCTCTAAAGGTAAATCAACTGTATATTTACAAATAAAAACAAGAGATCCTTTTATAGTACCTTTTTCAATTTTAAGTGAAAAGAACTTTTATAAAAAAATAATGAATATGGATTTGATAGAAATAAGTACATATAGCATCGTTTCTGCTATTTTTATTTTTAATATTTTGATATTTATTATTGTAAGATATAAGCCATATTTTTATTACTCTTTATATTTATTATCATATCTTGTGATGAGTCTAAGTTATCATGGTCATACTTTTAAATATATATTCTATGACTACCCAAATATTCAAAATTGGATGCAATCTATTCCTATACTTTTCTATTTGATTTTTAGTTTACTTTTTGCTAAATCATTTTTAGAGTTAAAAGATAATTTTCCTAAAATAAATACTTATACAAACTATATTTTGATTGGACATATTATAATATGTATTCTTACTTCTATTTTAGGATATAAATATAGTGTCTTTTATGCCTCTTGTATTACTCCATTATTTAGTATCTATATGTTATTTTTAGGAGTTTACTCTTATTTAAAGGGAAATAAAAAAGCAGTATTCTTTACTTTAGCAACTCTCTTTGGTTGTACTGGTGCCTTTTTAACAGCTTCAATTGCAGCTTCTATGATTGATTATAATTGGTACTTGTACAAAGGAGTGGATATTGGAGTAAGTATAGACTCTATTCTTTTTTCTATAGCTTTAGCATATAGATATACTTCATTGAACCTTATTTTAGAAAATACTAAAAAAGAAGTAACTCTACTAAATAAAAACTTAGAGAAAAAAGTTGAAGAGAGAACAAAAGAGTTAGATATACAAGTAAAAAATAAAACAGTATTATTAAAAGAGTTATCACATAGAATTAAAAACAATTTGCAAATAATAAGTGCCTTATTATATATGGATAAGGACAAATTAGAGAATGAAAAAGATAAAGATATTTTAGATGAAAATATAAAAAGAATCAAATCAATATCTATTTTATATGAAAACTTCTTAGAAACAGAAAATCCAAATAAAATTGAGTTAAAAAAGTATATTGAAAAAATCATATCTGAGATCAAAAATAGTTACTCTTCTTTAGGTATCCAATACGAATTGAATATTCAAAAAATTTTATTAAACAAAAATAGCCTAATCCCAATAGGACTTGTAATGAATGAGTTAATCTTAAATAGTGTTAAATATGCTTTTAAACAAACTCCTAATCCAAAAATTAGTATCTATTTTTCTAAAGATGATAAAAATATAA
- a CDS encoding response regulator, which produces MNIIILEDEAIMMMFLKTTFNSYLVFMDILLKGALDGTQIAKILIKKHFLTPF; this is translated from the coding sequence TTGAATATTATTATTTTAGAAGATGAAGCAATTATGATGATGTTTTTAAAAACTACATTTAATAGTTATTTAGTTTTTATGGATATTTTACTAAAGGGAGCATTAGATGGCACTCAAATAGCCAAAATATTAATAAAAAAACATTTTCTAACGCCATTCTAA
- a CDS encoding response regulator, with product MNIIILEDEAIMMMFLKDSLEKKGHTVKATFNSYLGFFEFIEKENIDLVFMDILLKGALDGTQIAKRLREINKTIKIVFITSYKDSQILQMAKLSKPNGYLIKPVSKEDLEAILMVCETNTEIEENNDYITIATYKYHIINKTVEENNELIKLTKNELKCFELLLQNKNTYISPEILINHLWNVEASIKFNSLRELVYRIRKNYQTYI from the coding sequence TTGAATATTATAATTTTAGAAGATGAAGCAATTATGATGATGTTTTTAAAAGACTCCTTAGAGAAAAAAGGACATACTGTAAAAGCTACATTTAATAGTTATTTAGGTTTTTTTGAATTTATTGAAAAAGAAAATATTGATTTAGTTTTTATGGATATTTTACTAAAGGGAGCATTAGATGGTACACAAATAGCCAAAAGACTAAGAGAAATAAACAAAACCATAAAAATTGTATTTATTACTTCATATAAAGATAGCCAAATTTTACAAATGGCAAAACTTTCAAAACCCAATGGATATCTTATTAAGCCCGTATCAAAAGAGGATTTGGAAGCTATTTTGATGGTTTGTGAAACAAATACTGAAATAGAAGAAAATAATGATTATATAACAATAGCCACTTATAAATATCATATTATAAATAAAACAGTAGAAGAGAATAATGAGTTAATAAAACTTACAAAAAATGAATTAAAATGTTTTGAGTTATTACTTCAAAATAAAAACACCTATATCTCTCCTGAAATCTTAATAAATCACTTATGGAATGTGGAGGCATCTATAAAATTTAATTCCTTAAGAGAACTTGTATATAGAATAAGAAAAAACTACCAAACTTATATATAG
- the proV gene encoding glycine betaine/L-proline ABC transporter ATP-binding protein ProV — MLKNGLSKEEIFEKTNMTIGVQNASFEINEGEIFVIMGLSGSGKSTLVRLLNRLIEPTSGQIIIDETDITNLNDKELIDIRRRKISMVFQSFALMPHMNIIDNASFGLELSGISKEDRYKKAQAALDQVGLSHHALSYPDELSGGMQQRVGLARALANDPDIMLMDEAFSALDPLIRTEMQDELLTLQSEHQRTIVFISHDLDEAIRIGDRIAIMQNGEISQVGTPEEIINNPANDYVKSFFKGVDVTTVLTASHIAKKSYPTIIKKDGFGINSAIQYINDYDFDFAYYLTKDNKYLGVLTLEALKEQKKINGNLEDSLLKQEVVNENDSIADFINIIAESFFPIAVVADNRKYKGVISKRTLLKTIDEGAING; from the coding sequence ATGCTCAAAAATGGTCTTTCAAAAGAAGAGATTTTTGAAAAAACAAATATGACTATTGGTGTTCAAAATGCAAGTTTTGAAATCAATGAAGGTGAAATATTTGTAATCATGGGACTATCAGGTTCTGGAAAATCAACACTAGTAAGATTGTTAAATAGACTAATAGAGCCAACTTCTGGGCAAATAATTATCGATGAAACTGATATTACAAATTTAAATGACAAAGAGTTGATTGATATTAGAAGAAGAAAAATATCAATGGTATTTCAATCTTTTGCACTAATGCCACATATGAACATTATAGATAATGCGTCATTTGGGCTAGAACTAAGTGGAATTAGTAAAGAAGATAGATATAAAAAAGCACAAGCTGCACTAGATCAAGTTGGATTATCACATCATGCTTTATCTTACCCAGATGAATTAAGTGGTGGTATGCAACAAAGAGTAGGATTGGCAAGAGCTTTAGCAAATGATCCAGATATTATGCTTATGGATGAAGCTTTTTCAGCCCTTGATCCTCTTATAAGAACTGAAATGCAAGATGAACTTTTGACCTTACAAAGTGAACATCAAAGAACTATTGTATTTATTTCTCATGATTTAGATGAAGCTATTAGAATTGGTGATAGAATTGCAATTATGCAAAATGGTGAAATATCTCAGGTGGGAACTCCAGAAGAGATTATCAATAACCCTGCAAACGATTATGTAAAATCATTTTTTAAAGGCGTTGATGTGACAACAGTTTTAACTGCATCACATATTGCTAAAAAAAGTTATCCTACAATTATAAAAAAAGATGGTTTTGGAATTAATTCGGCAATTCAATATATTAATGATTATGATTTCGATTTTGCATATTATCTTACAAAAGATAATAAGTATTTAGGAGTCCTTACCCTTGAAGCTTTAAAAGAACAGAAAAAAATAAATGGAAATCTTGAAGACTCTTTACTAAAACAAGAGGTTGTAAATGAAAATGATTCTATTGCTGATTTTATAAATATTATCGCAGAATCATTTTTCCCTATTGCAGTTGTAGCTGATAATAGAAAATATAAAGGGGTCATTTCAAAACGAACCCTATTAAAAACAATTGATGAAGGAGCGATAAATGGCTAG
- the proW gene encoding glycine betaine/L-proline ABC transporter permease ProW: MASDPWGNASTAQADKASSVDWSHVAPNTTATPSFDIKNPFDHSIIPFDSWVNGGINWIVENFRDFFISAKAPVDVILRFIETFLQSLSPYVVIGFFVLLALQVSSKKMAFGTFVSLAFIGFIGAWDASMTTLALVITSVLFSVLIGLPLGIWSAKSDMVEKILRPILDGMQTTPAFVYLIPIVMLFGIGNVPGVIVTIIFALPPLIRLTNLGIRQVPADLIEASRSFGASSSQMLFKVQLPVAMPTIMAGINQTLMLSLSMVVIASMIAVGGLGQMVLRGIGRLDIGLAAVGGIGIVILAVILDRITQEMGKKDKKKKNKWYEQGPVGLVYNLIKKEKKI; encoded by the coding sequence ATGGCTAGTGATCCATGGGGAAATGCTTCAACGGCACAAGCAGATAAAGCATCAAGTGTTGATTGGTCACATGTTGCACCAAATACAACTGCAACACCATCTTTTGACATAAAGAATCCTTTTGATCATAGTATTATTCCTTTTGATTCTTGGGTAAATGGTGGAATTAATTGGATAGTAGAAAACTTTAGGGATTTCTTTATATCTGCAAAAGCACCCGTTGATGTGATTTTAAGATTTATTGAAACTTTTTTACAATCCCTTTCACCTTATGTGGTAATTGGATTTTTTGTTTTACTTGCTTTACAAGTATCTAGTAAGAAGATGGCTTTTGGAACCTTTGTTTCACTTGCATTTATTGGATTTATTGGTGCTTGGGATGCTAGTATGACTACTTTAGCATTGGTTATTACTTCTGTGCTCTTTTCCGTTTTAATTGGTTTACCACTTGGAATTTGGAGTGCAAAAAGTGATATGGTAGAAAAAATATTAAGACCTATTTTAGATGGTATGCAGACAACACCTGCCTTTGTATATTTAATACCTATTGTTATGTTATTTGGAATAGGAAATGTTCCAGGTGTAATAGTAACTATTATTTTTGCCTTACCTCCATTAATAAGACTTACAAATTTAGGTATTAGACAAGTACCTGCTGACTTGATTGAAGCATCTAGATCATTTGGGGCAAGTTCATCTCAAATGCTTTTTAAAGTACAACTTCCAGTTGCTATGCCTACAATTATGGCAGGGATAAATCAAACATTAATGCTTTCATTATCTATGGTTGTAATCGCTTCTATGATTGCAGTTGGAGGATTAGGTCAAATGGTTCTAAGAGGTATTGGAAGACTTGATATTGGTCTTGCAGCTGTTGGTGGTATAGGAATTGTTATACTAGCAGTAATACTAGATAGAATAACTCAAGAAATGGGTAAAAAAGATAAAAAGAAAAAAAATAAATGGTATGAACAAGGACCAGTTGGTTTAGTTTATAATTTAATAAAAAAGGAGAAAAAAATATGA
- the proX gene encoding glycine betaine/L-proline ABC transporter substrate-binding protein ProX: MKKILIALIAIFLTSNLFGAKVTFLRTSIAEEGFQMYIAADIVKRLGYDVEITNDVSYEVAYQTIAQNAKSKDAYIMAAAWIPLHNSKIKGAGGSKKIDIIGSYIKNCAQGYLIDKKTAEKYNIKYINDLKDPKIAKLFDSNGDGKADLAGCDAGWGCEKVIEYQLDAFGLRDTVEHNQGQYSSIITDTIARYKSGKPILYYTWTPYWVSGKLVPGKDTVFLQVTHSAHPVTKSTKLPNGADYGFNVNTQDFAVNASLPKNYKDIAKLLEVMRLDVNDVSGENMLMEQGQNKEADIKRHAQMWLKSNADKVNKWIAEAKEAK, from the coding sequence ATGAAAAAAATATTGATTGCTTTGATTGCTATTTTTTTAACATCAAATTTATTTGGTGCTAAGGTTACATTTTTAAGAACAAGTATCGCAGAAGAAGGTTTTCAAATGTATATCGCTGCTGATATAGTGAAAAGATTGGGTTATGATGTTGAAATAACAAATGATGTTAGTTATGAAGTTGCTTATCAAACAATAGCACAAAATGCAAAAAGCAAAGATGCTTACATTATGGCAGCAGCATGGATTCCTCTTCATAATTCAAAAATTAAAGGTGCTGGGGGAAGTAAAAAGATTGATATTATAGGTTCATATATTAAAAATTGTGCACAAGGTTATTTAATAGATAAAAAAACAGCAGAAAAATATAATATTAAATATATCAATGATTTAAAAGATCCAAAAATCGCTAAATTATTTGATTCAAATGGTGATGGGAAAGCTGACTTAGCAGGTTGTGATGCTGGTTGGGGTTGTGAAAAAGTAATTGAGTATCAATTAGACGCTTTTGGATTAAGAGATACAGTTGAACATAATCAAGGACAATATTCATCAATTATCACTGACACAATTGCAAGATATAAAAGTGGAAAACCAATTTTATATTATACTTGGACTCCATATTGGGTAAGTGGGAAATTAGTTCCTGGTAAAGATACTGTATTTTTACAAGTAACTCATTCAGCTCATCCTGTAACAAAATCTACAAAACTTCCAAATGGTGCTGATTATGGATTTAATGTAAATACTCAAGATTTTGCAGTAAATGCCTCTTTACCTAAAAACTATAAAGATATTGCAAAGTTATTAGAAGTAATGAGATTAGATGTAAATGATGTAAGTGGTGAAAATATGCTTATGGAACAAGGTCAAAATAAAGAAGCAGATATAAAAAGACATGCTCAAATGTGGCTTAAAAGTAATGCAGATAAAGTAAATAAATGGATTGCTGAAGCAAAAGAAGCTAAATAA
- a CDS encoding IclR family transcriptional regulator domain-containing protein codes for MENEINKDIATTFLKGLSVIEAFDHENPSMTLTDVAKKVNITRSSARRFLLSLESLGYATQNDKLFSLTPKIINLGYSYFASLSWTDLAYKYVKMVVKECKLSCAVSILDGPHITCIMRVNSSKILKGGIHVGGKLPAPYTATGRLFMAEMNDKELREYLSKTPLKKYTSKTIYDPNELFEKIKSERNQPYQVIEEELEDGLLAIAAPIYDSHHKILGCMTIGTYMSEENAKYLKEYVLPMLIDAANNATEAIVLLKH; via the coding sequence TTGGAAAATGAAATTAATAAAGATATAGCTACTACTTTTCTAAAAGGACTTAGTGTTATTGAAGCATTTGATCATGAAAATCCTAGTATGACACTAACTGATGTTGCAAAAAAAGTTAATATTACTCGTTCAAGTGCAAGAAGATTTTTATTATCCCTTGAATCTTTAGGTTATGCAACTCAAAATGATAAACTTTTTTCTCTTACTCCTAAAATTATAAATTTAGGATATAGCTATTTTGCTTCATTATCATGGACAGACTTAGCATATAAGTATGTAAAAATGGTTGTGAAAGAGTGCAAGCTATCTTGTGCAGTTTCTATTTTAGATGGTCCTCATATTACTTGTATTATGAGAGTAAATTCTTCTAAAATCTTAAAAGGTGGTATTCACGTAGGTGGTAAGTTACCTGCTCCATATACAGCAACTGGAAGATTGTTTATGGCGGAGATGAATGATAAAGAGTTACGTGAGTATTTATCAAAAACTCCTTTAAAAAAATATACTTCTAAAACAATTTATGATCCTAATGAACTTTTTGAAAAAATTAAATCAGAAAGAAATCAACCATATCAAGTAATAGAAGAAGAGTTGGAAGATGGTCTTTTAGCTATTGCTGCTCCAATTTATGACTCTCATCACAAAATTCTTGGCTGTATGACTATTGGTACTTATATGAGTGAAGAAAATGCTAAATACTTAAAAGAGTATGTATTACCTATGTTAATTGATGCAGCAAATAATGCTACGGAAGCAATAGTACTTTTAAAACACTAA
- a CDS encoding tripartite tricarboxylate transporter substrate binding protein, with the protein MKKFDYISKVIMSAVAFLTLTATVALAKYPDRPITMIVAYSAGGGTDIAARTLAPYIEKYIGTSITVINKAGAGGQIGFTELAHSKPDGYTIGFINTPNLLTIPIQRKTRYSLKDLTPIANVIYDPGAFSMLATSKIKTLKDLITYAKKNPGAVTYGTTGIGSDDHLAALQFERENGIVMTHIPFKGNNKVRAALLGGHIMMASMNISQSIDDFKDGKITIFGQMSEKKWPGAPQIPTFKEQGFNIIMGSDRGIGAPAGVDPKIISIISDAVAKAVADPEFQEKAKKQSLPLTYMNAKEFKDHLEKLQKNLQQIWDVTPWAKK; encoded by the coding sequence ATGAAAAAGTTTGATTATATATCAAAAGTAATAATGAGTGCAGTTGCTTTCTTAACCTTAACTGCAACTGTTGCTCTGGCAAAGTATCCAGATAGACCTATTACAATGATTGTTGCTTATAGTGCTGGGGGCGGTACTGATATAGCAGCAAGAACACTTGCACCATATATTGAAAAATATATTGGAACATCAATCACTGTAATAAATAAAGCAGGAGCTGGTGGGCAAATTGGTTTTACAGAACTTGCTCATTCAAAACCAGATGGTTATACAATTGGATTTATTAATACACCAAATTTATTAACAATTCCAATTCAAAGAAAAACAAGATATTCTTTAAAAGATTTAACACCAATTGCTAATGTTATATATGATCCAGGTGCTTTCTCTATGCTTGCAACTAGTAAGATTAAGACTTTAAAAGATCTTATTACATATGCTAAAAAGAATCCAGGTGCAGTTACTTATGGAACTACTGGAATAGGTTCAGATGACCATTTAGCAGCTTTACAATTTGAAAGAGAAAATGGAATTGTAATGACTCATATTCCTTTTAAAGGTAATAATAAAGTAAGAGCTGCATTATTAGGTGGGCATATTATGATGGCAAGTATGAATATAAGCCAATCAATTGATGATTTTAAAGATGGAAAAATAACGATTTTTGGACAAATGTCAGAAAAAAAATGGCCAGGAGCACCACAAATTCCTACTTTTAAAGAACAAGGCTTTAACATAATTATGGGTTCAGATAGAGGTATTGGTGCACCAGCAGGAGTAGATCCAAAAATTATTTCTATTATTTCTGATGCTGTTGCTAAAGCAGTAGCTGATCCAGAATTTCAAGAAAAAGCAAAAAAACAAAGTCTTCCATTAACATATATGAATGCAAAAGAATTTAAAGACCATTTAGAAAAATTACAAAAAAACTTACAGCAAATTTGGGATGTAACTCCTTGGGCTAAAAAATAG
- a CDS encoding tripartite tricarboxylate transporter TctB family protein, giving the protein MIKKIYLEIILSISLIIICLAGLIFEVSTYSGTSSIMPYGVLTIACVLSFFWLIQSILGLKKPQLLVENVFQDSIEGKRFFIFFCITLIYVIGITLIGFFTATIIAIPIISISMEYRSLLGIATTTILFTAIIFIVFSLFLKVPLPLEIWNKLLGAS; this is encoded by the coding sequence ATGATAAAGAAAATTTATTTAGAAATTATTTTATCAATAAGTTTGATAATAATATGTTTAGCTGGACTAATTTTTGAAGTAAGTACTTATAGTGGAACATCATCAATTATGCCATATGGTGTATTAACTATAGCGTGTGTACTTTCGTTCTTTTGGCTAATACAATCAATTTTAGGATTAAAAAAACCACAATTATTAGTTGAAAATGTATTTCAAGATAGCATTGAGGGTAAAAGATTTTTTATATTTTTTTGTATTACTTTGATATATGTAATTGGTATTACTTTAATTGGATTTTTTACAGCAACTATTATTGCTATACCAATTATATCTATAAGTATGGAATATAGAAGTTTATTAGGAATTGCTACTACAACTATCTTATTTACAGCAATTATATTTATTGTATTTAGTCTATTTTTAAAAGTTCCTCTTCCTCTTGAGATTTGGAATAAATTATTGGGGGCTTCATAA
- a CDS encoding tripartite tricarboxylate transporter permease, which yields MDILNHIMAAIPLVFTVEVFIAMIVGTTIGIAVGALPGLSATMGIAVLIPITFTMHPLTALGMIAGIYNGAMYGGSIPAILLRIPGTPAGVATVFDGYPMAQQGRAPLALNISLASSAIGSGFSAIALLLLAPPLASIAINFGPADYFWLALFGLTTISVLMSNNPVKGLLSACFGLVVGMVGIDFTTGDQRFVFDTTELLGGVNIIIILTGLYAIPPAIELAIKSSSADATGGLKMEQKKERFRWLSLTMVWLKSSAIGIVIGIIPALGGNVAALLAWNEQRRSDKDKSKYMNGAPEGVAAAECANNADTAATLIPAITLGIPGNAVAAVILGALLVHGLRPGPDLFTENGDIVYGFMLTMFITAILMFIIGRIGAKAYIHVLKVPSALLAPMILSLTLIGVYAVHNSMFEVGLMLCFGLIGFIMEKLSIPTAPAVLAVILGPMAEESLRRAMLISRDSVGYLFQSYISWIIITMIAITLITPIFKYFRNRSKKTIKE from the coding sequence ATGGATATTTTAAATCATATTATGGCCGCTATTCCATTAGTATTTACAGTAGAAGTTTTTATTGCAATGATTGTAGGTACTACTATTGGGATTGCCGTAGGAGCATTGCCAGGGCTTTCTGCAACAATGGGGATTGCAGTACTTATTCCTATTACATTTACAATGCATCCTTTGACAGCATTGGGTATGATTGCAGGTATTTATAATGGTGCCATGTATGGTGGTTCTATTCCTGCAATTTTGTTAAGGATTCCAGGAACTCCAGCAGGTGTTGCAACTGTATTTGATGGTTACCCAATGGCTCAACAAGGAAGAGCGCCTTTGGCTTTAAATATCTCATTGGCTTCTTCTGCAATAGGTAGTGGATTTAGTGCAATTGCCCTATTACTTTTAGCTCCACCATTAGCCTCAATTGCTATAAATTTTGGTCCAGCTGATTACTTTTGGTTGGCATTATTTGGACTGACTACTATTTCTGTATTGATGAGTAATAATCCTGTTAAAGGTTTATTAAGTGCTTGTTTTGGATTAGTTGTGGGTATGGTAGGAATTGATTTTACAACTGGAGATCAAAGGTTTGTATTTGATACAACCGAATTATTAGGGGGTGTTAATATAATTATTATACTAACAGGTCTTTATGCTATCCCTCCAGCTATAGAATTAGCAATAAAATCTAGTTCAGCAGATGCAACTGGTGGACTAAAAATGGAACAAAAGAAAGAGCGTTTTCGTTGGCTTTCCTTAACAATGGTATGGTTAAAGTCTTCTGCGATTGGTATTGTAATAGGTATAATTCCAGCCTTGGGTGGAAATGTAGCTGCTTTATTAGCTTGGAATGAACAAAGACGATCAGATAAAGACAAATCAAAATATATGAATGGGGCACCAGAAGGTGTTGCAGCAGCTGAATGTGCCAATAATGCAGATACAGCAGCTACACTAATTCCTGCAATTACACTTGGAATTCCAGGAAATGCTGTTGCAGCAGTTATTCTTGGAGCTTTATTAGTTCATGGCTTGCGTCCTGGTCCTGATTTATTTACAGAAAATGGTGATATTGTATATGGGTTTATGCTTACTATGTTTATAACAGCTATTTTAATGTTTATTATAGGAAGAATTGGAGCGAAGGCTTATATTCATGTATTAAAAGTACCTTCAGCTTTATTGGCGCCAATGATATTATCATTGACTTTAATTGGAGTGTATGCAGTACATAATAGTATGTTTGAAGTGGGATTAATGTTGTGCTTTGGGTTAATTGGATTTATAATGGAAAAATTATCAATTCCAACTGCACCTGCTGTACTTGCAGTAATTCTTGGACCAATGGCTGAAGAGTCATTAAGAAGAGCGATGTTAATATCAAGAGATTCAGTTGGGTATTTATTTCAAAGTTATATTTCATGGATTATTATTACAATGATTGCCATTACCCTTATTACCCCAATATTTAAATATTTTAGAAATAGATCTAAAAAAACTATAAAAGAGTAA
- a CDS encoding RraA family protein encodes MNNDKLKKLENIATTLISDTRSRMTGIVGLKRIDSGFRTVGRAFTIKTRPSDNLAIYEALTKVKPGDFLIVESGNNCTNALVGELITLQLEKLGGVGIIVDGAIRDYDKLHASTTLACYARGISHKGPFKTGPGFLNVPISICGQIVNPGDIVVADDDGIVTFPEEELDAVLLAVQERIEIEEKVMDEINMTPHSMTWIQDILNVAKSTSK; translated from the coding sequence ATGAATAATGATAAGTTAAAAAAACTAGAAAATATAGCAACAACCCTAATTAGTGATACTCGTTCGAGGATGACAGGAATTGTTGGCTTAAAAAGAATAGATAGTGGTTTTAGAACAGTAGGGCGTGCTTTTACTATAAAAACACGACCTTCTGATAATCTTGCTATTTATGAAGCTCTTACAAAGGTAAAGCCAGGTGATTTTCTAATCGTAGAATCTGGGAATAATTGTACAAATGCACTTGTAGGAGAATTAATAACTCTGCAATTAGAAAAATTAGGTGGAGTGGGAATTATCGTTGATGGAGCAATTAGAGACTATGACAAACTACATGCTTCTACAACTTTGGCATGTTATGCTAGAGGAATATCACACAAAGGACCATTTAAAACTGGACCTGGGTTTTTAAATGTTCCAATAAGTATTTGTGGACAAATTGTAAATCCTGGAGATATTGTTGTAGCTGATGATGATGGAATTGTTACTTTTCCCGAAGAAGAGTTAGATGCAGTTTTATTAGCAGTTCAAGAGAGAATAGAAATCGAAGAAAAAGTTATGGATGAAATAAATATGACACCACATTCTATGACATGGATTCAAGATATTTTAAATGTAGCAAAAAGCACTAGTAAATAA